Within Thermodesulfovibrionales bacterium, the genomic segment CCTATGATCCTGAATGTTTCATAGTAGTACGTCGGCATGAGCGCCCCCTGAACCGAGACAAATGTCGGACCCGCAGGCGTGGCGCCGACAAAATTATTGTGAACGTTCACGGGGTTGTTCGCATAGTTGTATCCTATTCGCAACGCGAGATTCTTCATCGGTTTATACTGGGCTCCCACTGCCAACACCCATTGGTCCTTCCAGTCGAAGTCATTGTATCCGGTTGCACTAGACCAATTGATCCACCTGCCGTCAACTTCCATTAAAAGCACGTTACTGATGGGCTCGACCGATATGCCGATGCCGACCTGCTGAGGAGCCTGGAGCGTCAAATCGCTGATTCTACCATTCAGGTTGAGCACGTTGTTATAGTCGACCGATTGCGGGGATATATAGGTCAATCCGAGAGAGACCGTGTCACTCGGCTTATAGATCGCGCCGACCTGGACACCGATTCCGTAATTGAAAGAGGACCCGCTCCCCAGGTCGAGGCTTGAATAGTCGATGTTGAGCGCCAATCCGAGAGAGAGCTTCTCATTCGGCTCGTAGGACACGGACGGAGCGAATTTCATCGTCTGCAGCTGTGTGAATGCTCCGGCTACGAGAGGCGTGTTGGCAGGGTACGGCGGCGAAGGAAATGTCCCGTCAATACTCGTGTTCCTGTAGTCGACGCCGAGACCCGATACACCATAGGCTGCGATACCAAACCGCCAGAGAGGAAAGGTTGAGGTAATCGGAACAGACAGACCAATGGCAGGTATCGCAAAGACCTTATTGTCGCTGCCGGCGTTAGCCACTGCGCCCGCAGTGATCACCGTCGCATTTACTGTCGGCATGAACAACGTCCCGGCAAAATTGAATTCAGAGCCCGGACAGTATGGGCCGAAACACATTGCCGCAGGGTTTGAGAAGACCGCGCTGATGGCATCCTGCGGAGCGGCGATGCCGACTCCTCCCATGCTTCTCGAGATCGGGCCTATGCCGATCAAATTGTCACCGTTCGTTGCCATGGCCGGAGGCGCCACGCATATAATCAATCCCAAAATCACCGCAATCAACAGTACCTTTTGCATCTCTACCTCCTTTGTTGATTCTGATTTCTCCCCCCTTCACCCTTACTCCGCGTTCTTCACCTCCTCTTCTTGAGTATTCTCCGTTATCCCAGCTTCTTGATAAAAAATGTTAAGATATTCTCCTTCTCATCCATTTCGAGGAGTTCGTTCCCCGTTCTCTTGAG encodes:
- a CDS encoding outer membrane protein transport protein translates to MQKVLLIAVILGLIICVAPPAMATNGDNLIGIGPISRSMGGVGIAAPQDAISAVFSNPAAMCFGPYCPGSEFNFAGTLFMPTVNATVITAGAVANAGSDNKVFAIPAIGLSVPITSTFPLWRFGIAAYGVSGLGVDYRNTSIDGTFPSPPYPANTPLVAGAFTQLQTMKFAPSVSYEPNEKLSLGLALNIDYSSLDLGSGSSFNYGIGVQVGAIYKPSDTVSLGLTYISPQSVDYNNVLNLNGRISDLTLQAPQQVGIGISVEPISNVLLMEVDGRWINWSSATGYNDFDWKDQWVLAVGAQYKPMKNLALRIGYNYANNPVNVHNNFVGATPAGPTFVSVQGALMPTYYYETFRIIGFPAIVKQHITVGGGYEFSKKFALTAGYTHAFKETISESGTNFAGQPTVLQSTLSENSLEFGLTFRF